The Haloarcula sp. H-GB4 genome segment GGCGCGTCCACGGAGGTCTGCAACCGGATCTTCCGTGCGGCTGCACACACTCGCTCACGACTGCTTTTTGTGAACTGGACTATCTGGGCCGGGGTTCGCTCGCACGCCCTGCTAACTCAAATTTTGCTCGGACCACATGGTCTAGAACACAACGTTCAACCGCTAATCTCCAATGACATCCACCTCGTACTCACTCGCTCGCACTCGAATCGGGAACCACCCCTCTTCATCGACTCCAAGCAGTGCTTCGGAGTAGCCATCAGCGCCATTCCCGGCTTTTGCCGATTGTACCCAGTCGATCTCTCGGTCGCTGAGGTTGAACCACTCAGCCAGTTGCTGAGCCGCCTCATCAACGCGGTGGATGATCGTCATCGAGCAGAGGTTTGCAATCGTCCGGGCCTCCGGCGTGAGTGCGAACTCACCACCGGTCTGGGTGATGAACTGCAGGGAGATATCGTAATGCCGACTGTGACGGACAGCCGTTTCGAGGAAATCCAGCGAAGTTGCGTCATTCATCAGGTAGTGAGCTTCGTCGATAGCGAACGCCACTCGTTTGTCCGTCTGTTTGGCGCGTTCATACACCGCGTTGAACAGCACCTGCATCATCAGACTCGTTTCGGACCGCCCGCGTGTCCCCTCCTCTTGGTGGAGATCCAGATACACGACATCGGATGTGATATCGAACTCAGTAGGTTCCGCAAGGTTCGCGAGGTCGCCACCGTCCCTGAAGGACGGACGCAGGTCGATCAACAGTGATTCTGCATCCGTCCGGACGTTCTCCTGTTCACCAGCTGTGACGTAGCCAAACGTCGCCGGATCGTCTAGCAGTTGTTCAAGAACGTCAATCACGTCACGGACGGTCGGTGATGACTGGTCGTGTGTCGCTGGGTCCCGGGTAATGCCCTGTTGCTCGTAGGCCTCTTGCACACACCGGCGAAGTGTCTGTTTTCGATCACCGAGGGGGTTCCCAGCTACCTGTTCGAAGAACGTCTCGAAGAACGTGAGGACCCACGCGATTTGCTCAGCCCATGGATCCAGATCCGGGACGGTATCTAACACAGTCGTCGGTGTGGGCTGTATCTCCAGTGGATTGAACGACCGGGACCCGCCGACTGTGACACGCTCACCGCCGAGTGCGTCGTTGAGTGACGCAAACCCTTCAAGCGGATCCAGCATCACGAGTACCGTGTCCTGATCGTGCATCGCACGCCGGAGTAACTGCAGTTTCGTCGAGAAGGACTTGCCAGCGCCGAGTTTGCCAATCACCATCGCACAGTAGCCCGTTTCCCTGGCAAATCGATCGAGCAGGAGGGGACTCTCATTGAGTGCGTACGTCCCGTATTCGATGCCGTGTTCGGCCATCGCTCCCGAGACGAACGGAAACATTGCCCCCAGTGCGCCACCCAGCATCGGCGTCTGCGTATCCTGCTCAA includes the following:
- a CDS encoding VirB4 family type IV secretion system protein, yielding MTWDWLPFRGNSDTASGAESSGDDTPAFNVVDRESEQSLDTPADIHQSLVAPSEIERTPTTIRTGERWARTFWIGQFPDAPRDGLFEKLYSTAETRTTDISIHITPRDTQTTLDSLENKIEDLEAEMEYLSEKRRAGARGVSKDLQDYQELYDVLRNTSMEAFDVSMYLTERGKTNEDVTSETVANAARRAPANLTPVSPRWAQLDALISASPVGVDKMNLEQDTQTPMLGGALGAMFPFVSGAMAEHGIEYGTYALNESPLLLDRFARETGYCAMVIGKLGAGKSFSTKLQLLRRAMHDQDTVLVMLDPLEGFASLNDALGGERVTVGGSRSFNPLEIQPTPTTVLDTVPDLDPWAEQIAWVLTFFETFFEQVAGNPLGDRKQTLRRCVQEAYEQQGITRDPATHDQSSPTVRDVIDVLEQLLDDPATFGYVTAGEQENVRTDAESLLIDLRPSFRDGGDLANLAEPTEFDITSDVVYLDLHQEEGTRGRSETSLMMQVLFNAVYERAKQTDKRVAFAIDEAHYLMNDATSLDFLETAVRHSRHYDISLQFITQTGGEFALTPEARTIANLCSMTIIHRVDEAAQQLAEWFNLSDREIDWVQSAKAGNGADGYSEALLGVDEEGWFPIRVRASEYEVDVIGD